A segment of the Candidatus Eisenbacteria bacterium genome:
AGGGGCCGGGCGATCATGGCGTCTCCTGGGACGGCCGCGACGGATCCGGCGTTGCGGCGCCCCCGGGGTTGTACCTCGTCCGCCTCGACGCGGGAGGGATCGTCGCGCGACAGAAGATCGTGCGAGTTCGCTAGACGCGGCCCGGTGCTGCTCGATCGGCAGGTTGAGGGTCATCCTCGGGAGGAGGATCGCCTCACAGCGCGGATCGTGGGCTCCGCCGGCGGCCTCAGAGTCTGCGGATGACGACGGCCGTCATGTCGTCCTTCTGCGGCTTCCCTCTGGCGTGCGCGTCGACGGCCGCGAAGACCGCATCGACCAGCTCCCGCGCGGTCGCCTCCGCGTGCGCGTAGAGCAGGTTCTGCAGCCGCTCCTCCCCGAACGGCTCTCCGGCGGGGCTTTCGTGCTCCACGAGGCCGTCCGTGAAGAGCGCGACCGTGTCCCCGCTGTCCAGCTGGACGTAGCCGCGGTCGTAGCGCGCCCCGCGCCTCGGGCCGAGGATCAGGCCCCCGCGGTCGAGCTCCACGATCGAGTCGCCCTTGCGGAGCAGGGGAGGATTGTGGCCGGCGTTGCAGTAGATGAGTGTGCCGTTGGTCTCGAGCTCGCCGTAGAAGAGGGAGATGAACTTGCTCGATAGGGTCGCCTGGTGAATGACCTCGTTCAGCCTCTCGATGACCCGGACGACCTTGAGGTCCGCGTGCAGGCCCATCCTGAGCCCCGTGACGACATCGCGCGCCATCAACGCCGCGGGAAGCCCATGCCCCGACGCGTCGCCGATCGCGACTCCGAGGAGCGTCTCGCCGAGCCGGATGTAGTCGAAGAGGTCGCCGCCCACGATCTCAGTCGGCCGCGAGCGCCCGTCTATGTCGTACCCGGCGAAGGCCGGCGGTCCCGACGGCAGGAGGCTCTCCTGGATCTCGCGGGACTCCTCGAGGATGCCCGTGAGCTTCTGCTGCTCGAGCTTGAGATTCACGACGTGGCGCACCGCGCCCAGCGAGTAGAGGATGTTCTCCTCCTTGATCTCTCCGCGGATCGAGAAGGCGAACACGTAGGCGCTGCCGCGCCCGACGGCGATGGCCGCGAAAGTCGAGGTCACGCCGATCGCGTCCTCGATCTCCTTGTCGAAGCCGGGCTCGCCGGGTCGGATGATGACGAGCCCCTCGGCGAGCGTTCTTTCGTGCGCGGGGTAGTCCCGCGGCAGACGGAAGCCGATCGGCGCCCCCTTGCTGGTCCCGTAGCGGCAGCAAAGGTAGAAGTCCTCTCCATCGCGCTTGTAGAGCCGTCCGCTCTCGAATCCCAGCTCATCCTTGAAGCCGGTGATGAGGCTCTCGAGGATCCTCTCGAGCATGGCCGAGATGTCTTCGGAGCGCTCGATCTGTCCGAGGATCCGATCGAGCTTCCTGTAGAGGGCCTTCAGCTCTGCGCGGGTCGGCCCTCCCGCGGCGGCAGAGCCTCCTTGAGGCGATTCGGA
Coding sequences within it:
- a CDS encoding PP2C family protein-serine/threonine phosphatase, whose protein sequence is MDEPERLWSESPQGGSAAAGGPTRAELKALYRKLDRILGQIERSEDISAMLERILESLITGFKDELGFESGRLYKRDGEDFYLCCRYGTSKGAPIGFRLPRDYPAHERTLAEGLVIIRPGEPGFDKEIEDAIGVTSTFAAIAVGRGSAYVFAFSIRGEIKEENILYSLGAVRHVVNLKLEQQKLTGILEESREIQESLLPSGPPAFAGYDIDGRSRPTEIVGGDLFDYIRLGETLLGVAIGDASGHGLPAALMARDVVTGLRMGLHADLKVVRVIERLNEVIHQATLSSKFISLFYGELETNGTLIYCNAGHNPPLLRKGDSIVELDRGGLILGPRRGARYDRGYVQLDSGDTVALFTDGLVEHESPAGEPFGEERLQNLLYAHAEATARELVDAVFAAVDAHARGKPQKDDMTAVVIRRL